A portion of the Sabethes cyaneus chromosome 3, idSabCyanKW18_F2, whole genome shotgun sequence genome contains these proteins:
- the LOC128744509 gene encoding pre-mRNA-splicing factor CWC22 homolog: MSDMEHTRSRVKKRDRHASVSPPSEQNKHRKKHSRKGRSSRSRSRSRSRSRSRDRKSRQDERRQPRSRSRERDRRAKNRRSLEPGERSRSNSVEKPPAAPVSKPASKEEGDEALLKNEKPAVRRTVDLLTSKTGGAYIPPAKLRMMQAEITDKTSAAYQRISWEALKKSIHGYINKVNVDNIGIITRELLRENVVRGRGLLCRSIIQAQAASPTFTHVYAALVAIINSKFPNIGELLLKRLVIQFKRGFRRNDKSICLSASRFVAHLVNQRVAHEILALEILTLLVENPTDDSVEVAIAFLKEVGQKLTEVSGKGVNAIFEMLKNILHEGKLDKRVQYMIEVVFQIRKDGFKDHSAVIDSLELVEEDDQFTHLIMLDEATDTQDILNVFKVDNEYEENEAKYKAISKEILGSDDSDDDGDGGGSSSGSGSDSDSDGEADSDGGSGEEGDGNQKQLIVDNTETNLIALRRTIYLTIHSSLDYEECAHKLMKMELKPGQEQELCHMFLDCCAEQRTYEKFYGLLAQRFCMINKIYIEPFEQIFIDTYSTTHRLDTNRLRNVSKFFAHLLFTDSIGWDVLRCVRLNEEDTTSSSRIFIKILFQELCEYMGLVKFNNRLKDPTLAEPFAGIFPRDNPKNTRFSINFFTSIGLGGLTDELRDFLKNAPKQIVQPVAAPVPEEEDADGSSSSSSSPSSSSSSDSSSSEASSSDWEDERPKKKKKKDRRQKNDRHSKLDSHKDNRSDRRRGVEDRSERQRRDDSRDQRSAHTREYRRETEHHSRRDWDERGRADTHRHRHDERDYSDRRRESDRSSDHRRKRSKERR; the protein is encoded by the exons ATGTCCGACATGGAACATACGCGTTCGCGAGTGAAAAAGCGCGACCGCCATGCATCGGTCAGTCCGCCCAGTGAACAAAATAAGCATCGCAAAAAGCACTCACGGAAAGGACGTAGTTCGCGTTCCAGATCAAGATCCCGATCGCGGTCCCGTAGTCGCGACAGAAAAAGCAGACAGGATGAACGTAGACAGCCAAGATCCCGTTCCAGAGAACGTGACCGCCGAGCGAAAAACCGTCGTAGTCTGGAACCTGGTGAACGTTCCCGAAGCAATAGTGTTGAGAAACCTCCGGCAGCGCCGGTCTCGAAACCTGCTAGCAAGGAGGAAGGGGATGAAGCTTTGTTAAAGAATGAAAAGCCGGCAGTACGGAGGACGGTTGATTTGCTGACATCGAAAACTGGAGGTGCGTATATCCCACCGGCAAAGTTGCGAATGATGCAAGCGGAAATTACGGATAAAACGTCCGCTGCATATCAGCGAATTTCCTGGGAGGCGCTTAAAAAATCCATCCATGGTTACATTAACAAAGTGAACGTGGACAATATTGGCATTATCACACGGGAGCTGTTACGGGAAAATGTTGTTCGCGGCCGTGGACTGTTGTGTCGATCGATTATTCAAGCGCAAGCAGCATCACCCACCTTTACGCACGTCTACGCAGCGCTGGTAGCCATCATCAACTCGAAATTTCCGAACATCGGCGAGCTGCTGCTGAAGCGGTTGGTAATTCAATTTAAACGGGGCTTCCGTAGAAACGACAAAAGCATCTGTCTGTCGGCGTCCCGTTTTGTGGCACATCTCGTCAATCAACGGGTGGCGCATGAAATTCTTGCGCTGGAAATTCTGACACTGCTGGTGGAAAACCCGACGGATGATTCCGTGGAGGTGGCAATCGCGTTCCTGAAGGAAGTCGGTCAAAAACTGACCGAGGTTTCCGGGAAGGGAGTCAACGCTATTTTTGAGATGCTGAAAAACATTCTGCACGAGGGAAAGTTGGACAAACGTGTGCAGTACATGATTGAGGTGGTGTTTCAAATTCGAAAGGACGGGTTCAAGGACCATTCGGCCGTGATTGATTCGCTGGAGCTGGTCGAGGAGGATGATCAGTTTACGCATTTGATAATGCTGGACGAAGCGACCGACACGCAGGATATTCTCA ATGTATTCAAGGTGGACAATGAATACGAGGAAAATGAGGCTAAATACAAAGCGATCAGTAAGGAGATTCTCGGCAGCGATGAtagtgatgatgatggtgatggtgggGGCTCGTCCAGCGGAAGTGGAAGCGATAGTGATTCGGATGGAGAAGCTGACTCCGATGGAGGTAGTGGCGAGGAAGGAGATGGCAATCAGAAGCAGTTGATCGTGGATAACACAGAGACCAACTTGATCGCACTTCGGAGGACGATCTATTTGACGATCCATTCCAGTTTGGACTACGAGGAATGTGCACATAAGCTAATGAAGATGGAACTGAAGCCAGGACAGGAGCAGGAATTATGCCACATGTTTTTAGATTGCTGTGCCGAGCAGAGAACTTACGAAAAGTTTTACGGCCTGCTGGCGCAAAGGTTCTGCATGATTAACAAGATATATATCGAGCCATTTGAGCAGATTTTTATCGATACCTACTCCACAACGCACAGATTGGATACAAACCGGTTGCGTAACGTGAGCAAATTTTTCGCTCATTTACTCTTCACCGATTCCATCGGTTGGGACGTGTTGCGTTGCGTTCGGCTCAACGAGGAGGACACCACCAGTTCTAGCCGAATCTTTATTAAGATTCTGTTTCAGGAACTATGCGAGTATATGGGTCTTGTTAAGTTCAACAATCGACTCAAAGATCCGACCCTGGCAGAGCCTTTTGCTGGGATTTTCCCCCGGGACAACCCGAAAAACACGCGGTTTTCTATCAATTTTTTCACCTCAATTGGTTTAGGTGGGCTAACGGACGAGCTGCGTGATTTTCTCAAGAATGCTCCTAAGCAGATTGTTCAACCGGTGGCCGCTCCCGTACCGGAAGAAGAAGATGCCGATGGTTCATCTTCCagttcatcatcaccatcatcgtcCTCCTCTTCCGATTCGAGTTCATCGGAGGCCTCCTCCTCCGATTGGGAGGACGAACgaccgaaaaagaaaaagaaaaaagatcgTAGGCAAAAGAACGATAGACACAGTAAATTGGACAGCCATAAGGATAACCGTTCGGACCGGAGAAGAGGCGTGGAAGATCGTAGTGAGCGGCAACGCCGAGATGATAGCCGAGATCAACGTTCAGCTCATACCAGAGAGTATCGTCGTGAAACCGAGCATCACAGTAGGCGGGATTGGGATGAACGTGGCAGAGCAGACACTCATCGGCATCGCCATGATGAACGCGATTACTCCGATAGGAGGAGGGAATCTGACAGGTCCTCTGATCATCGCAGAAAGAGAAGCAAGGAGCGACGATAA